A single region of the Branchiostoma lanceolatum isolate klBraLanc5 chromosome 1, klBraLanc5.hap2, whole genome shotgun sequence genome encodes:
- the LOC136420315 gene encoding putative golgin subfamily A member 6-like protein 3 isoform X2 gives MSGILRKVADWWSRAQTDDRDGQSQSQTSQTPPQDPTDPWGSVFSATPRRPLRGRPSRRQGERRRVQSRVHVDSLQQLEQTGDTPSSLALPDYMNDSVVMITPPHTGFSRQQVREKNDLSPEVEERLLEAEQVRQEQAHYIQVLEKRNKELQVQLAERNKQFRVLQEKFRMSNFHDEWHQKMDSTLEQLEKMQDQLGAPTPIVVETNEIEKQISEDEVLRTELEKHLSAIETLQATGADLISKSAGVDRGLSAKDMENKLCALHFMWRDIVSCFEQRHKGHEDAKRQHTLEDAATSLNKRLSFESRRDQDDVGCAGTERGKKRAREEPDMPPLGGDQADIDIQPTPRKRGRPTGPSRKWAPRTRMLRPFGTR, from the exons tcCGGAATCCTCCGAAAAGTAGCGGACTGGTGGAGTCGTGCGCAGACAG ACGATCGCGATGGTCAGTCTCAGAGTCAGACCTCTCAGACCCCCCCACAGGATCCCACAGACCCATGGGGCAGTGTCTTCAGTGCTACCCCCCGTAGACCATTGCGCGGGCGGCCAAGCAGAAGGCAAGGCGAGAGGAGACGTGTACA GTCCAGAGTACATGTAGATTCCCTCCAGCAATTGGAGCAG aCAGGAGACACACCAAGCAGCCTGGCCCTTCCAGACTACATGAACGATTCCGTTGTCATGATCACCCCTCCCCACACTGGATTCTCTCGCCAACAG GTGAGAGAGAAGAACGACTTGTCTCCAGAGGTGGAAGAGCGACTGCTGGAAGCAGAGCAGGTACGACAGGAGCAGGCACACTACATCCAGGTCTTAGAGAAGAGGAACAAAGAGTTACAG GTCCAGTTGGCAGAGCGCAACAAACAGTTCAGAGTGCTGCAGGAGAAATTCCGAATGAGCAAT TTCCATGACGAATGGCACCAGAAAATGGATTCCACCTTGGAACAGCTGGAGAAGATGCAGGACCAGCTGGGTGCGCCAACCCCAATTGTTGTAGAGACCAACGAGATAGAGAAACAGATCTCTGAGGATGAG GTGCTACGCACAGAACTGGAGAAACACCTGTCAGCGATCGAGACCTTGCAGGCCACAGGTGCTGATCTCATCAGCAAGTCAGCTGGGGTCGACAGAGGTCTGTCTGCCAAAG ACATGGAGAACAAACTATGTGCCCTCCACTTTATGTGGAGGGACATAGTATCCTGTTTTGAACAGCGACACAAGGGCCACGAAGATGCCAAAAG ACAACACACGCTTGAAGATGCAGCAACATCTCTGAACAAAAG ACTTTCCTTTGAGAGCCGCAGAGACCAGGACGATGTTGGATGTGCCGGCACGGAGAGAGGGAAGAAAAGAGCACGGGAGGAGCCGGACATGCCTCCCTTGGGTGGAGATCAAGCAGATATAGA
- the LOC136420315 gene encoding golgin subfamily A member 6-like protein 22 isoform X1 — MSGILRKVADWWSRAQTDDRDGQSQSQTSQTPPQDPTDPWGSVFSATPRRPLRGRPSRRQGERRRVQSRVHVDSLQQLEQTGDTPSSLALPDYMNDSVVMITPPHTGFSRQQVREKNDLSPEVEERLQEAERVQQEQAHIQTLETRNKELQVREKNDLSPEVEERLQEAERVQQEQAHIQTLETRNKELQVREKNDLSPEVEERLLEAEQVRQEQAHYIQVLEKRNKELQVQLAERNKQFRVLQEKFRMSNFHDEWHQKMDSTLEQLEKMQDQLGAPTPIVVETNEIEKQISEDEVLRTELEKHLSAIETLQATGADLISKSAGVDRGLSAKDMENKLCALHFMWRDIVSCFEQRHKGHEDAKRQHTLEDAATSLNKRLSFESRRDQDDVGCAGTERGKKRAREEPDMPPLGGDQADIDIQPTPRKRGRPTGPSRKWAPRTRMLRPFGTR, encoded by the exons tcCGGAATCCTCCGAAAAGTAGCGGACTGGTGGAGTCGTGCGCAGACAG ACGATCGCGATGGTCAGTCTCAGAGTCAGACCTCTCAGACCCCCCCACAGGATCCCACAGACCCATGGGGCAGTGTCTTCAGTGCTACCCCCCGTAGACCATTGCGCGGGCGGCCAAGCAGAAGGCAAGGCGAGAGGAGACGTGTACA GTCCAGAGTACATGTAGATTCCCTCCAGCAATTGGAGCAG aCAGGAGACACACCAAGCAGCCTGGCCCTTCCAGACTACATGAACGATTCCGTTGTCATGATCACCCCTCCCCACACTGGATTCTCTCGCCAACAG GTGAGAGAGAAGAACGACTTGTCTCCAGAGGTGGAAGAGCGACTGCAGGAAGCAGAGCGGGTGCAACAGGAGCAGGCACACATCCAGACGTTAGAGACGAGGAACAAAGAGTTACAG GTGAGAGAGAAGAACGACTTGTCTCCAGAGGTGGAAGAGCGACTGCAGGAAGCAGAGCGGGTACAACAGGAGCAGGCACACATCCAGACGTTAGAGACGAGGAACAAAGAGTTACAG GTGAGAGAGAAGAACGACTTGTCTCCAGAGGTGGAAGAGCGACTGCTGGAAGCAGAGCAGGTACGACAGGAGCAGGCACACTACATCCAGGTCTTAGAGAAGAGGAACAAAGAGTTACAG GTCCAGTTGGCAGAGCGCAACAAACAGTTCAGAGTGCTGCAGGAGAAATTCCGAATGAGCAAT TTCCATGACGAATGGCACCAGAAAATGGATTCCACCTTGGAACAGCTGGAGAAGATGCAGGACCAGCTGGGTGCGCCAACCCCAATTGTTGTAGAGACCAACGAGATAGAGAAACAGATCTCTGAGGATGAG GTGCTACGCACAGAACTGGAGAAACACCTGTCAGCGATCGAGACCTTGCAGGCCACAGGTGCTGATCTCATCAGCAAGTCAGCTGGGGTCGACAGAGGTCTGTCTGCCAAAG ACATGGAGAACAAACTATGTGCCCTCCACTTTATGTGGAGGGACATAGTATCCTGTTTTGAACAGCGACACAAGGGCCACGAAGATGCCAAAAG ACAACACACGCTTGAAGATGCAGCAACATCTCTGAACAAAAG ACTTTCCTTTGAGAGCCGCAGAGACCAGGACGATGTTGGATGTGCCGGCACGGAGAGAGGGAAGAAAAGAGCACGGGAGGAGCCGGACATGCCTCCCTTGGGTGGAGATCAAGCAGATATAGA
- the LOC136420315 gene encoding golgin subfamily A member 6-like protein 22 isoform X3, giving the protein MNDSVVMITPPHTGFSRQQVREKNDLSPEVEERLQEAERVQQEQAHIQTLETRNKELQVREKNDLSPEVEERLQEAERVQQEQAHIQTLETRNKELQVREKNDLSPEVEERLLEAEQVRQEQAHYIQVLEKRNKELQVQLAERNKQFRVLQEKFRMSNFHDEWHQKMDSTLEQLEKMQDQLGAPTPIVVETNEIEKQISEDEVLRTELEKHLSAIETLQATGADLISKSAGVDRGLSAKDMENKLCALHFMWRDIVSCFEQRHKGHEDAKRQHTLEDAATSLNKRLSFESRRDQDDVGCAGTERGKKRAREEPDMPPLGGDQADIDIQPTPRKRGRPTGPSRKWAPRTRMLRPFGTR; this is encoded by the exons ATGAACGATTCCGTTGTCATGATCACCCCTCCCCACACTGGATTCTCTCGCCAACAG GTGAGAGAGAAGAACGACTTGTCTCCAGAGGTGGAAGAGCGACTGCAGGAAGCAGAGCGGGTGCAACAGGAGCAGGCACACATCCAGACGTTAGAGACGAGGAACAAAGAGTTACAG GTGAGAGAGAAGAACGACTTGTCTCCAGAGGTGGAAGAGCGACTGCAGGAAGCAGAGCGGGTACAACAGGAGCAGGCACACATCCAGACGTTAGAGACGAGGAACAAAGAGTTACAG GTGAGAGAGAAGAACGACTTGTCTCCAGAGGTGGAAGAGCGACTGCTGGAAGCAGAGCAGGTACGACAGGAGCAGGCACACTACATCCAGGTCTTAGAGAAGAGGAACAAAGAGTTACAG GTCCAGTTGGCAGAGCGCAACAAACAGTTCAGAGTGCTGCAGGAGAAATTCCGAATGAGCAAT TTCCATGACGAATGGCACCAGAAAATGGATTCCACCTTGGAACAGCTGGAGAAGATGCAGGACCAGCTGGGTGCGCCAACCCCAATTGTTGTAGAGACCAACGAGATAGAGAAACAGATCTCTGAGGATGAG GTGCTACGCACAGAACTGGAGAAACACCTGTCAGCGATCGAGACCTTGCAGGCCACAGGTGCTGATCTCATCAGCAAGTCAGCTGGGGTCGACAGAGGTCTGTCTGCCAAAG ACATGGAGAACAAACTATGTGCCCTCCACTTTATGTGGAGGGACATAGTATCCTGTTTTGAACAGCGACACAAGGGCCACGAAGATGCCAAAAG ACAACACACGCTTGAAGATGCAGCAACATCTCTGAACAAAAG ACTTTCCTTTGAGAGCCGCAGAGACCAGGACGATGTTGGATGTGCCGGCACGGAGAGAGGGAAGAAAAGAGCACGGGAGGAGCCGGACATGCCTCCCTTGGGTGGAGATCAAGCAGATATAGA